One part of the Candidatus Flexicrinis affinis genome encodes these proteins:
- a CDS encoding flavin reductase family protein, protein MEFDPSTLPQQSMYKLMIGAIVPRPIGWISTISPSGVANVAPFSFFNAVCSNPPTVLFCVSSRKGDTPVKDTLHNVLATGDFVVNVVTYPLAEAMNLTAANLPPHSSEFDFAGLETAPSVTVKAPRVAASPVHFECVLDRTVPINADAVGGATVVFGTVTHLHVEDSLLIGPDKIDPVALQPVGRMAGMTYAKIDTFFDLERPVLPKAE, encoded by the coding sequence ATGGAATTCGACCCGTCGACCCTCCCACAGCAGTCGATGTACAAGTTGATGATCGGGGCGATTGTGCCGCGCCCGATCGGGTGGATCTCCACCATCAGCCCGTCCGGCGTCGCTAACGTCGCGCCGTTCTCGTTCTTCAACGCCGTATGCAGCAACCCGCCGACGGTGTTGTTCTGCGTGAGTTCACGAAAAGGCGACACGCCGGTGAAGGATACGCTGCACAACGTGCTTGCGACCGGCGATTTCGTCGTCAACGTCGTGACGTACCCGCTCGCCGAAGCGATGAACCTGACCGCCGCAAACCTGCCGCCCCACTCCAGCGAGTTTGACTTTGCCGGTCTGGAAACCGCCCCCAGCGTAACGGTCAAAGCGCCGCGGGTGGCCGCAAGCCCTGTCCATTTCGAGTGCGTGCTCGACCGCACCGTACCGATCAATGCGGACGCAGTTGGCGGTGCGACGGTGGTGTTCGGAACGGTGACGCACCTGCATGTGGAGGACTCGCTGCTGATCGGCCCCGACAAGATCGACCCGGTCGCGCTGCAGCCTGTCGGGCGCATGGCCGGGATGACCTACGCCAAAATCGACACCTTCTTCGATTTGGAGCGTCCGGTCTTGCCGAAGGCGGAGTAG
- a CDS encoding homogentisate 1,2-dioxygenase gives MPYYVQRGDVPHKRHTQFRKPDGGLFREEVMGLEGFHGLQSLLYHHFLPPRVMRTEYLGPAKTEYTDYGAVRHRAFATADVPAGGDPVSARRTLLGNKDVTLGVSRPTAGMDYFYRNAQAYEVWFVHEGAGTLHSQFGALAFGPGDYLVIPFGTTWRIDMSGEARFFVIESPSEIEPPKRYVNKVGQLLEHAPYCERDIRAPEFVGASSETGEFEVRIKVRDGISRHVLDHHPHDVVGWDGCLYPWAFNIADFEPITGRIHQPPPVHQTFQGWNFVVCSFVPRLFDYHPEGIPAPYNHSNVNSDEVIYYCDGNFMSRKGIDKYDISMHPSGLPHGPQPGATEASIGAKETHELAVMVDTFNPLHIAVDALELEKQGYQASWIDPNWP, from the coding sequence ATGCCGTACTATGTTCAGCGCGGCGACGTGCCGCATAAGCGCCACACGCAGTTCCGCAAGCCGGATGGCGGCCTGTTCCGCGAAGAGGTCATGGGGCTGGAAGGCTTCCACGGCTTGCAGTCGCTGCTGTATCACCACTTCCTGCCGCCGCGCGTGATGCGCACCGAGTACCTCGGCCCGGCCAAGACCGAATACACCGACTACGGGGCGGTGCGCCACCGGGCGTTCGCCACGGCCGACGTGCCGGCAGGCGGCGATCCGGTGTCGGCGCGGCGCACGCTGCTCGGCAACAAGGACGTCACGCTGGGCGTCAGCCGCCCGACCGCCGGCATGGACTACTTCTACCGCAACGCGCAGGCGTACGAGGTGTGGTTCGTCCACGAGGGCGCCGGCACGCTGCACAGCCAATTCGGTGCGCTGGCCTTCGGTCCCGGCGACTATCTGGTCATCCCGTTCGGCACGACATGGCGCATAGATATGTCCGGCGAGGCGCGCTTCTTTGTCATCGAATCGCCGTCGGAGATCGAGCCGCCCAAGCGGTACGTCAACAAGGTCGGTCAACTGCTCGAACACGCGCCGTACTGCGAGCGCGACATCCGCGCGCCGGAGTTCGTCGGCGCCAGTTCCGAAACCGGCGAGTTCGAGGTGCGCATCAAGGTGCGCGACGGGATAAGCCGGCACGTGCTCGACCATCACCCGCACGACGTTGTAGGCTGGGACGGGTGCCTGTACCCGTGGGCGTTCAACATCGCCGACTTCGAGCCAATCACCGGGCGCATCCATCAGCCGCCACCGGTGCATCAGACGTTTCAGGGCTGGAATTTCGTAGTGTGCAGCTTCGTGCCGCGTCTGTTCGACTATCACCCCGAGGGCATCCCCGCGCCGTACAACCACAGCAACGTCAACAGCGACGAGGTGATCTACTACTGCGACGGCAACTTCATGTCGCGCAAGGGGATCGACAAGTACGACATCTCGATGCACCCATCCGGCCTGCCGCACGGTCCGCAGCCCGGCGCGACCGAGGCGAGCATTGGCGCGAAGGAGACGCACGAGCTAGCCGTGATGGTCGACACGTTCAATCCGCTGCACATCGCCGTGGACGCGCTCGAACTTGAGAAGCAGGGTTATCAGGCGAGCTGGATCGACCCGAATTGGCCGTAG
- a CDS encoding MFS transporter yields MTTPFLRRNTLRVLPHADIPNIRVNYLMTAAESAVFIGGNWIFFWQLFMTFGQLGLNDALGFAFGLFMEIPTGALADIIGKRWTLRAAMLINGIGFLVMGSATAASGLIVGFLMFQVGIALYSGAAEALTYDSLKERKLEHDYDRVAAASSSVSLVTLMACILIGAWMYQVDVRLPHWAWGVAFLLGFVAALGLTEPKVGEPARFTVRGYFAQLATGARELVKPHLRMFVPLMFGLTGVFFIYSWGIVQPAVAISFGFGPDEQAFISSGAYVVIAVIIRFLPFLRRRLGDVAGLTLVNLGLFGALLLMTAPLGAWGVLPLLLMHMAGSTSRTWLSVVINQRTPSAIRATTLSTVALLTKIPYTLMAVVAGLMIEGGQLSVFLIGMAVSSVALLGLSHVIRLRTSPAARAAPVFAATPEPEPVVEPAG; encoded by the coding sequence ATGACAACACCGTTTCTGCGCCGAAATACCCTGCGCGTACTGCCACACGCCGATATCCCCAACATCCGTGTCAACTACCTGATGACCGCGGCCGAAAGTGCCGTGTTCATCGGCGGCAACTGGATCTTTTTCTGGCAGTTGTTCATGACGTTCGGCCAGCTCGGACTGAACGATGCGCTCGGCTTCGCCTTCGGCCTGTTCATGGAGATCCCGACCGGCGCGCTGGCCGACATCATCGGCAAGCGGTGGACCCTGCGCGCGGCCATGCTGATCAACGGGATCGGTTTCCTCGTCATGGGGTCGGCCACGGCGGCCAGCGGGCTGATCGTCGGATTCCTGATGTTTCAGGTCGGCATCGCGCTGTACAGTGGGGCGGCCGAGGCGCTGACCTACGATTCGCTCAAGGAGCGTAAGCTCGAACACGACTACGACCGAGTGGCGGCCGCCAGCAGTTCGGTCAGCCTTGTCACGTTGATGGCGTGTATCCTGATCGGCGCGTGGATGTATCAGGTCGACGTGCGCCTGCCGCATTGGGCGTGGGGTGTGGCGTTCCTGCTCGGGTTTGTCGCGGCGCTCGGCCTGACCGAACCGAAGGTCGGTGAACCGGCGCGATTCACGGTGCGCGGCTATTTCGCCCAACTGGCGACCGGCGCGCGCGAACTGGTCAAGCCACACCTGCGCATGTTCGTCCCGCTGATGTTCGGCCTGACGGGCGTGTTCTTCATCTATAGTTGGGGCATCGTGCAGCCCGCCGTCGCCATCAGCTTCGGCTTCGGGCCGGACGAGCAGGCGTTCATCTCCAGCGGCGCCTATGTGGTGATCGCCGTCATCATCCGCTTTCTGCCGTTCCTGCGGCGGCGCTTGGGCGATGTCGCCGGTCTGACGCTGGTCAATCTCGGGCTGTTCGGCGCGCTCCTGCTGATGACCGCACCGCTCGGCGCGTGGGGCGTTCTGCCGCTGCTGCTGATGCACATGGCCGGTTCGACCTCGCGCACATGGCTGAGCGTCGTCATCAACCAGCGCACGCCCAGCGCCATCCGCGCGACGACGTTGTCGACCGTGGCGCTGCTCACCAAGATTCCGTATACGCTGATGGCCGTTGTTGCGGGACTCATGATCGAAGGCGGCCAACTGAGCGTGTTCCTGATCGGCATGGCGGTCAGCTCGGTCGCGCTGCTCGGGCTATCGCACGTCATCCGCCTGCGCACGTCCCCTGCTGCCCGCGCGGCGCCTGTGTTCGCCGCAACGCCTGAGCCCGAGCCGGTGGTCGAGCCGGCGGGGTGA
- a CDS encoding PQQ-dependent sugar dehydrogenase: MLGLMWLSAAAQPVIPILTPTPPSSAGAPPAITPQAAVLTFPTGWSCDDFPCENDLDGWLERLQVPPGFEIALYGQFPGQPQQVAFGPDGRLYATVLENGTRRGSVYAMDTSGTVERITAAFDSPVGLAFLPGTDILFVSSRTEDGAGALWRRTPDGSLILLVGDLPCCRDGVTGQPEGVTAGPDGFIYLGVSSLSDRAEPTNPQFERHATQQPYEASILRVQPQNGAIDIYAEGFREPYDLAFAPDGRLYATDNGTYGGIGDRVLSVVQGGHYGFPFWRPRGCEDCPPTDFSLDILPDLVPLPSLTLPRGVTVYTGTQFPANYFGSVFVTLWNGVPEGQRVIRIEPDRVPTDPELLAAFTPEPFVTGLIRPTDVTIAPDGTLLVADFIYGYVWQVRWTGRIPPTSTPQPTNTSPPVLFATNTPSN, from the coding sequence TTGTTGGGCCTGATGTGGCTGAGTGCCGCCGCCCAGCCCGTCATCCCGATTCTGACACCGACGCCGCCTAGTTCGGCAGGCGCGCCACCAGCTATCACGCCGCAAGCCGCCGTCTTGACGTTTCCGACGGGCTGGTCGTGCGACGACTTCCCGTGCGAGAACGATCTCGACGGATGGCTCGAACGTCTGCAGGTCCCGCCCGGCTTTGAGATCGCGCTGTACGGTCAGTTCCCCGGCCAGCCGCAGCAAGTCGCGTTCGGGCCGGACGGACGTCTCTATGCAACCGTGCTGGAAAACGGCACGCGCCGCGGCTCGGTCTACGCGATGGACACGTCAGGCACAGTCGAACGGATCACCGCGGCATTCGATTCGCCGGTGGGGTTGGCGTTCCTGCCCGGCACCGACATCCTGTTCGTGTCGTCGCGCACCGAAGACGGCGCGGGCGCGTTGTGGCGACGCACCCCCGACGGGTCGTTGATCCTTCTCGTTGGCGATCTGCCGTGCTGCCGCGACGGGGTGACCGGTCAGCCCGAGGGCGTCACGGCCGGCCCCGACGGGTTCATCTACCTCGGCGTCAGCAGCCTGAGCGACCGCGCCGAGCCGACCAACCCGCAGTTCGAGCGTCACGCCACACAGCAGCCCTACGAAGCGTCGATCCTGCGCGTTCAGCCGCAAAACGGGGCGATCGACATCTACGCCGAAGGCTTCCGCGAGCCGTACGATCTGGCGTTTGCGCCGGATGGCCGGCTGTACGCCACCGACAACGGCACCTACGGCGGCATCGGCGACCGCGTGCTGTCGGTCGTCCAAGGCGGTCACTACGGGTTCCCGTTCTGGCGTCCGCGTGGCTGTGAGGACTGCCCGCCGACCGACTTCTCGCTCGACATCCTGCCCGATCTTGTTCCGCTGCCGTCGCTCACCTTGCCGCGCGGCGTGACTGTCTATACCGGCACGCAGTTCCCGGCCAACTATTTTGGCTCGGTGTTCGTCACGCTGTGGAACGGGGTGCCCGAAGGCCAGCGGGTCATCCGCATCGAGCCCGACCGCGTGCCGACTGACCCCGAGCTCCTCGCCGCGTTCACGCCCGAGCCGTTCGTCACCGGCCTGATCCGCCCGACCGACGTCACCATCGCCCCCGACGGGACGCTGCTGGTCGCCGATTTCATCTACGGGTACGTATGGCAGGTACGCTGGACGGGCCGCATCCCGCCAACATCCACACCACAGCCGACAAACACCTCGCCCCCAGTGCTGTTCGCCACCAATACGCCGTCGAACTGA
- the lexA gene encoding repressor LexA — MRKSKQLTARQKSILKFIEQHVAMNGYPPTIREIGEATGIASTSVVNYNLNKLTRLGYMDRTSTKSRGIKLTEKNGRPVHINPMTVDVTFMGQIVAGQPMPIPDSSDFANDEHSRIEVAPSMIGGADPAEVFALRVKGDSMIDAMIQDGDIVILRQVEDVRNGDMVAVWLEDRGETTLKYYFREKDDTIRLQPAHPTMEPIFVKAAVCRVQGRVLSVLRMMR; from the coding sequence ATGCGTAAATCGAAGCAGCTGACGGCACGTCAGAAGAGTATCCTCAAATTCATCGAACAGCACGTGGCCATGAACGGTTATCCGCCGACCATCCGCGAGATCGGCGAAGCGACCGGTATCGCGTCGACGTCGGTGGTCAACTACAACCTCAACAAGCTCACCCGCCTCGGCTACATGGATCGCACGTCGACCAAGTCGCGCGGCATCAAGCTGACCGAGAAGAACGGCCGTCCGGTGCATATCAACCCGATGACCGTCGACGTGACGTTCATGGGGCAGATCGTCGCGGGTCAACCGATGCCGATCCCGGATTCGAGCGATTTCGCCAACGACGAACACAGCCGCATCGAGGTCGCGCCGTCGATGATCGGCGGGGCCGACCCGGCCGAGGTGTTCGCACTGCGCGTCAAGGGCGACTCGATGATCGACGCCATGATTCAGGACGGCGACATCGTGATCCTGCGTCAGGTCGAAGACGTTCGCAACGGCGACATGGTGGCCGTGTGGCTCGAAGACCGTGGCGAGACGACCCTCAAGTACTACTTCCGCGAGAAGGACGACACGATCCGCTTGCAGCCCGCCCACCCGACGATGGAGCCAATCTTCGTCAAGGCGGCGGTGTGCCGCGTGCAGGGGCGCGTGCTGTCCGTCCTGCGGATGATGCGATAG
- a CDS encoding MFS transporter, with protein sequence MSVLTWAQARFPHQRVFWAVSLGHMVNDIFMSMGPVVLVFISSSGILPMNAAQLGLAVSLRQITGALSQPLFGGIGDRTGGRWLGAGGVAWVIILQTLSVLLAFTGDFLLMVVPFIAVGLGSGAFHPVGASHAAEAEPDNQARNTSYFFLFGQLGLAIGPALGGILLQSAAQSGNQTASSLIGVYLVGLIGVPLLPFMLAGIPQRAAHAAGQAARTARRAASQLTWRDAAAPLIIVSIFVLLRSMAQHGSAAFIPVLLEQRGYDPAAYGFVTGLYWIASGTVGVLWGHWADRFGLRRVLLFAVVVGSPTLIILPMTQTLFAAAVVTTFSGAVLSGTHALIVVFLQRLIPAGKGFATGIGLGGIFVAGALGSAFYGLLADGPAALSADPVVAAASTGIGLEATFVVNGLIALASAGLLLLVPSWAYKRQPARPVPVVEPAAAD encoded by the coding sequence ATGAGCGTACTGACATGGGCGCAGGCGCGGTTTCCGCACCAGCGCGTCTTCTGGGCCGTGAGCCTCGGCCACATGGTCAACGACATTTTTATGAGCATGGGGCCGGTCGTGCTCGTGTTCATCAGCAGCAGCGGCATCCTGCCGATGAACGCCGCACAGCTCGGGCTGGCCGTGTCGCTCCGGCAGATCACCGGCGCGCTGTCGCAACCGTTGTTCGGCGGGATCGGCGATCGCACCGGAGGGCGCTGGCTCGGCGCGGGCGGGGTGGCGTGGGTGATCATCCTGCAGACGCTTTCGGTGCTGTTGGCCTTCACAGGCGACTTCTTGCTCATGGTCGTTCCATTCATCGCCGTCGGGCTGGGGAGCGGCGCATTCCACCCGGTCGGTGCCAGCCACGCCGCCGAGGCGGAACCAGACAATCAGGCGCGCAACACATCGTACTTCTTCCTGTTCGGCCAGCTCGGGCTGGCGATCGGCCCGGCGTTGGGCGGCATCCTCCTGCAAAGCGCGGCGCAGTCCGGCAATCAAACCGCATCCTCGCTGATCGGGGTGTACCTCGTCGGCCTGATCGGTGTGCCGCTGCTGCCGTTCATGCTGGCGGGCATTCCGCAGCGCGCGGCCCATGCGGCGGGTCAGGCGGCGCGCACCGCCCGCCGTGCCGCCAGCCAATTGACATGGCGCGACGCCGCGGCCCCGCTGATCATCGTGAGCATCTTTGTCCTGCTGCGCAGCATGGCCCAGCACGGGTCGGCGGCGTTCATCCCCGTGCTGCTCGAACAGCGCGGGTACGATCCTGCCGCCTACGGGTTTGTCACAGGTTTGTACTGGATCGCGTCGGGGACGGTCGGGGTGTTATGGGGCCACTGGGCCGACCGGTTCGGCCTGCGCCGCGTGCTGCTGTTCGCGGTGGTGGTCGGCTCGCCTACGCTGATTATCCTGCCGATGACGCAGACGCTGTTTGCAGCGGCGGTCGTGACGACATTTTCCGGCGCGGTGTTGAGCGGCACCCACGCCCTGATCGTGGTGTTCTTGCAGCGGCTGATCCCGGCGGGCAAAGGGTTCGCCACCGGTATCGGGCTGGGCGGAATCTTCGTGGCCGGCGCGTTAGGCTCGGCATTTTATGGGTTGCTGGCTGATGGCCCGGCGGCGCTCTCGGCCGATCCGGTCGTCGCGGCGGCCTCGACCGGGATCGGCCTCGAGGCCACGTTCGTCGTCAACGGGCTGATCGCACTGGCGTCGGCCGGCCTGCTGCTGCTCGTGCCGTCATGGGCGTACAAACGGCAGCCGGCGCGGCCCGTGCCAGTGGTCGAACCTGCTGCGGCCGATTAG
- a CDS encoding M42 family metallopeptidase yields the protein MMEYLQQLSEAIGISGREEAVRKIVLAAIDGHVDDVHVDALGSITAIKRGTEGNKRPKVMIDAHMDEVGFMATGVDGDGLIKFVPVGGIDARIVPGMRVKIGAAGTQGVVLSTPIHKNKDTTVTQITSMRIDIGAASKDEANGKVKKGDRIAFDSRYRILNDSAICGKSLDDRAGCSVLIDVLRDSSYPCDVLAAFTVQEEIGLRGATVAARRLKPDVGLALECTTAGDFPNPLADPDSDDPADLNPTCRMGHGPALSFMDRSMIADPRLLRYLRQLADVYGVPYQLKTQLGGGTDAGAIHRANTGVPSAVISIPGRYIHSPHALISRNDYLNAVRLVQAFLENLTGDVLKPL from the coding sequence ATGATGGAATATCTGCAGCAGCTTTCGGAAGCCATCGGCATCAGCGGCCGCGAGGAGGCCGTGCGCAAGATCGTCCTCGCCGCCATCGACGGCCACGTGGATGATGTGCACGTCGACGCACTCGGCAGCATCACCGCCATCAAGCGCGGCACCGAGGGAAACAAGCGCCCCAAGGTGATGATCGACGCGCACATGGACGAGGTCGGTTTCATGGCAACCGGCGTCGACGGCGATGGCCTGATCAAGTTCGTGCCTGTCGGCGGCATTGACGCACGCATCGTGCCGGGCATGCGTGTCAAGATCGGCGCGGCCGGCACTCAGGGCGTCGTCCTCAGCACGCCCATCCACAAGAACAAGGACACGACCGTCACACAGATTACCAGCATGCGCATCGACATCGGCGCAGCGAGCAAGGACGAGGCCAACGGCAAGGTGAAGAAAGGCGACCGGATCGCCTTCGACAGCCGCTACCGCATCCTCAACGACTCGGCCATCTGCGGCAAGAGTCTCGACGACCGCGCAGGTTGTTCGGTGCTGATCGACGTGCTGCGCGACTCCTCGTACCCGTGCGACGTGCTGGCGGCGTTCACCGTACAGGAGGAGATTGGCCTGCGCGGGGCGACGGTTGCGGCGCGCCGGCTCAAGCCGGATGTCGGGCTGGCGCTCGAATGCACGACCGCCGGCGACTTCCCGAACCCGCTGGCCGATCCCGACAGCGACGATCCCGCCGACCTCAACCCGACCTGCCGCATGGGCCACGGACCGGCGCTGTCGTTCATGGACCGCAGCATGATCGCCGATCCGCGCCTGCTGCGCTATCTGCGCCAGCTTGCTGACGTGTATGGCGTGCCGTACCAGCTCAAGACGCAGTTGGGCGGCGGCACCGACGCCGGCGCGATCCACCGCGCCAATACCGGCGTGCCATCCGCGGTAATCTCCATCCCCGGCCGCTACATCCACAGCCCGCATGCGCTGATCTCGCGCAATGACTATCTAAACGCGGTGCGTCTCGTGCAGGCGTTCCTCGAGAACCTGACCGGCGATGTCCTCAAGCCCTTGTAG
- a CDS encoding M20/M25/M40 family metallo-hydrolase: MFDLKSHLRSLVEAHGPSGHEGPIRDVLREAWTGLVDATETDRLGSFIGIKRATNPLDPPRRILLAAHMDEIGMLVSGIVDGFLTIRRISGVDHRLMPTQEVIVHGREPLTGFVASVPPHLLSEEDRKRYPAWNELLVDVGLPPHELEQLVRVGDLVTVSAPMVDLLNNRVAGKAMDDRACVAIMTATLNELKTMHHRWDVFAAATVQEENGLYGAATSAAHVQPDLAIALDVGFAKQPNVDSDIELNGGPQIGIGPNFHDKLNDCLRDAAAKLEIKLQDDPLPGHSGTDAWAIQIANEGIPTALFSLPLRSMHSPNETADVRDMQRTARLLAQFIASLDDATLTELAHD, translated from the coding sequence GTGTTCGATCTGAAATCTCATCTGCGTTCGCTGGTGGAAGCGCACGGCCCCAGCGGACACGAAGGGCCGATTCGTGACGTGCTGCGCGAGGCATGGACCGGCCTGGTCGACGCGACCGAAACCGACCGTCTCGGGAGCTTCATCGGAATCAAGCGCGCTACCAACCCGCTCGATCCGCCGCGTCGCATCCTGCTGGCCGCGCACATGGACGAAATCGGCATGCTGGTATCTGGCATTGTCGATGGCTTCCTGACCATCCGCCGGATTAGCGGCGTCGACCACCGCCTGATGCCCACGCAAGAGGTGATTGTGCATGGGCGCGAGCCGCTGACCGGCTTTGTCGCATCGGTGCCGCCGCACCTGCTCAGCGAGGAAGACCGCAAGCGTTACCCGGCGTGGAACGAACTGCTCGTGGATGTCGGCCTGCCGCCGCACGAGCTTGAGCAGCTCGTGCGCGTGGGCGATCTGGTGACCGTCAGCGCGCCGATGGTTGATCTGCTTAACAACCGCGTCGCCGGCAAGGCGATGGACGACCGCGCCTGCGTGGCGATCATGACCGCGACGTTGAACGAGCTCAAGACGATGCACCATCGGTGGGACGTGTTTGCCGCCGCCACCGTGCAGGAAGAAAACGGCTTGTACGGCGCGGCGACGTCGGCGGCACACGTTCAGCCGGACTTGGCGATCGCGCTCGACGTCGGGTTCGCCAAACAACCTAATGTGGACTCCGACATCGAACTGAACGGCGGGCCCCAGATCGGCATCGGCCCGAACTTCCATGATAAGCTGAACGACTGCCTGCGCGACGCCGCGGCCAAGCTGGAGATCAAGCTGCAAGACGACCCGCTGCCGGGTCACAGCGGCACCGACGCATGGGCGATCCAAATCGCCAACGAAGGCATCCCGACCGCGCTGTTCAGCCTGCCACTGCGCAGTATGCACTCGCCCAACGAGACGGCCGACGTGCGCGACATGCAGCGCACCGCCCGCCTGCTGGCACAGTTCATCGCCAGCCTCGACGACGCCACACTGACCGAACTGGCCCACGACTAA
- a CDS encoding NADPH-dependent F420 reductase gives MNIGILGSGRVGSALGRQWASRGHAVMFGSRTPDRLRDMVKSAGPNARAGTSDEVLAFADVILLSVPWTAVRETVTSVPDWRGKVLIDAVNRLRDIPPADSIGTSSEDVAHWARGARVVKAFNTIGSEVMDAPVFDGDRAVLLLCGDDPDAKAVVAGLADEIGFEPVDVGGIKMSEIVDHMTRLWVGLAMNTPLGRNFAFKLLTRDG, from the coding sequence ATGAACATCGGCATTCTTGGATCTGGACGGGTGGGATCGGCCCTTGGCCGGCAGTGGGCAAGCCGCGGCCACGCCGTCATGTTTGGAAGCCGCACGCCGGATCGCCTGCGCGATATGGTCAAATCTGCCGGGCCGAACGCCCGCGCCGGCACATCCGACGAGGTGCTCGCTTTTGCCGACGTGATTCTGCTTTCCGTGCCGTGGACGGCCGTCCGTGAGACGGTGACCTCGGTGCCCGACTGGCGCGGCAAGGTCCTGATTGACGCGGTGAACCGCCTGCGCGACATCCCGCCGGCGGACAGCATCGGCACGTCGAGCGAGGATGTCGCCCACTGGGCGCGCGGCGCGCGCGTGGTCAAGGCGTTCAACACGATCGGCTCGGAGGTTATGGACGCGCCAGTCTTTGACGGTGATCGGGCGGTGTTGCTGCTGTGCGGAGACGACCCGGATGCCAAGGCGGTCGTGGCAGGGTTGGCAGACGAGATCGGTTTCGAGCCGGTCGATGTCGGCGGCATCAAGATGTCGGAAATCGTCGATCACATGACGCGCCTGTGGGTCGGCCTTGCCATGAACACGCCGCTCGGCCGCAATTTCGCGTTCAAGCTTCTTACTCGCGACGGGTGA